One region of Eriocheir sinensis breed Jianghai 21 chromosome 36, ASM2467909v1, whole genome shotgun sequence genomic DNA includes:
- the LOC127007735 gene encoding uncharacterized protein LOC127007735 isoform X2 — translation MPLPDLTEALHRDIINKSKTAFNQVIERYISLAHGLPPPLDECPYQSPHNSKNKPSSTSILPQKNLSRTGATIKTSTVSPAISLRQDSCCVEDDLVKEVEESLQRRKQQLGLSDDFIYEEMEDNEVDKDDPTWDGSHHHSRVNLPSRLHKKRGRKRKLTDNLITNTVGSSDKNKSRKKTQAPVDEVSLAQNKAADLRQLSLQYRLSDVSNLPKRRGRPPKRKSVLEVNDEGNISRKRGRPPKRKSLLEVSEEGNISMKRGRPPKAKLAAESRENPNKNNSRNDSGLCDGRKEPKQRGRPPKKNQTLNQNATEDETTDTRSANESKEPKQRGRPPKKNQTLNQNPTKDKTTDTRSADESNIPQRRGRPCNKKATGTLKIHNQDCGVVLRRLGGGSEGIQSVNKTNETRTVCSNGGAEEEEQRSQESSDGVVKLVQEAVGGSAAILHMVQEGKNIICLLDTLDPVHIMVNQNSPSETNSGKETEAATGQTSRKEKKKGQEREQSTRTHTGNDMKTNTQVEQTVSKITNIEKRKKADQTAKNTTNKEKEKKAIEKQQTVDKRARSSTRTESSPPHKAMQQSESTVEHPTPKKRGQKNSRESEHISKAVKSPKKQRNESSVPAKASVATHLASDAMVSPGQNSGMVPSSEGNVLKRLHVDPDAGTEKVTGQFMQHEPPNTSESPTNQPKKARDLEVSDRSLSKSNTGLSDESTRENSETKRKLGSDGSESESQDEDGWLTDSDEDDMISEFSTTQKKKSFLHRTRERLKRRNYRPKHRESVSKVIFDSDDDILILEPPKPVPMSEDKKDNTNSENSQSTKGVQDKPLMASPYVSLKTQRTNRRAAGGHQQSLTTSSSYIQGLINNSIMKNVPEMMTSASTRVPVDGQTKEEPDPEDMWDLLPALPQRSSSSLATRAAKTSLQESGITETAAAAPQRSTTVTSTNISDSGITSKASKLMKSFWTMDSDEETEDKEPKDTESLFMSTLTSASQLVRESTVLPNYSSLGPEHWMSVARAMQKRKKNSFLRLTFQ, via the exons ATGCCGCTGCCCGACCTG ACAGAGGCACTACACCGTGATATCATCAACAAGAGTAAAACAGCATTCAACCAGGTTATTGAGCGGTACATTTCCCTGGCACACGgacttcctcctccactagatGAATGTCCCTACCAGTCCCcacacaacagcaaaaacaaaccaAGTTCAACTTCCATATTACCCCAGAAGAACCTTTCTAGGACAGGTGCAACCATAAAAACCAGCACTGTCTCCCCAGCCATCTCATTAAGGCAAGATTCATGTTGTGTTGAGGATGATCTTGTTAAAGAGGTGGAGGAATCACTGCAGAGGAGGAAACAACAGCTCGGGTTAAGTGATGACTTTATATatgaggagatggaggataaTGAGGTTGATAAGGATGACCCCACTTGGGATGGGTCTCATCACCATTCCAGAGTGAATTTACCCAGCAGATTGcataaaaagaggggaagaaagagaaaactgacTGATAATCTTATTACAAATACAGTGGGGTCATCTGATAAAAACAAGTCTCGAAAGAAAACACAAGCACCTGTGGATGAAGTAAGCCTTGCCCAAAACAAAGCTGCTGATTTGAGGCAGCTTTCTTTGCAGTACAGGCTTTCAGATGTGAGCAACTTGCCAAAAAGAAGAGGTAGACCTCCCAAAAGAAAGTCAGTGCTGGAGGTGAATGATGAGGGCAATATATCAAGGAAGAGGGGTAGACCACCCAAACGAAAGTCATTGTTGGAGGTTAGTGAAGAGGGTAATATATCAATGAAGAGAGGTAGACCGCCCAAGGCGAAATTGGCGGCAGAGAGTCGAGAAAATCCAAACAAGAACAACTCAAGGAATGACTCTGGGTTATGTGATGGAAGAAAAGAACCCAAACAGAGAGGCAGGCCACCTAAGAAGAACCAAACATTAAATCAGAATGCCACCGAGGATGAAACCACAGATACAAGGTCAGCTAATGAAAGCAAAGAACCCAAACAGAGAGGCAGGCCACCTAAAAAGAACCAAACATTGAATCAGAACCCCACCAAAGACAAAACCACAGATACAAGGTCAGCTGATGAAAGCAATATAccacagaggagaggaagaccatGCAACAAGAAAGCAACAGGGACTCTAAAGATCCACAACCAAGACTGTGGTGTAGTGCTGAGAAGGCTTGGTGGGGGCAGTGAGGGTATCCAGTctgtaaataaaacaaatgaaaccaGGACAGTGTGCAGTAATGGaggtgcagaagaggaggagcaaagatCTCAAGAGAGCAGTGATGGTGTTGTGAAGTTGGTGCAGGAGGCAGTGGGAGGGTCTGCTGCTATTCTGCATATGGTTCaagaagggaagaatataatCTGCCTCCTTGACACCTTGGACCCGGTGCACATCATGGTAAATCAAAACTCGCCCAGTGAAACTAATTCTGGCAAGGAAACAGAAGCAGCTACAGGACAAACTtccagaaaagagaagaaaaaagggcaaGAAAGAGAACAAAGCACAAGAACTCATACTGGCAAtgacatgaaaacaaacacacaagtaGAACAAACTGTCAGCAAAATTACTaacatagagaaaaggaaaaaggcagATCAAACAGCTAAAAATACtaccaacaaagaaaaagagaaaaaagccaTAGAAAAACAGCAGACAGTGGATAAGAGAGCAAGGAGTAGCACAAGAACTGAATCCTCACCCCCTCATAAGGCAATGCAACAGTCTGAGTCAACTGTTGAACATCCTACACCAAAAAAGAGGGGACAGAAAAACAGCCGAGAAAGTGAGCACATCTCCAAAGCTGTCAAGTCACcgaagaaacaaaggaatgagTCAAGTGTGCCCGCCAAGGCTTCTGTTGCAACACACCTAGCCAGTGATGCCATGGTGTCACCTGGGCAGAATAGCGGCATGGTTCCCAGCAGTGAAGGCAATGTGCTGAAGAGATTACATGTTGATCCAGATGCAGGAACAGAAAAAGTTACAGGTCAGTTTATGCAGCATGAACCTCCTAACACCAGTGAGTCACCAACCAATCAGCCAAAAAAAGCACGTGACTTAGAAGTCTCTGACAGAAGTCTTTCCAAATCCAACACAGGGCTGTCAGATGAATCTACAAGAGAAAATtcagagacaaaaagaaaacttGGTTCCGACGGGTCAGAGTCAGAGTCACAGGATGAAGACGGATGGCTTACTGATAGTGATGAAGATGACATGATTTCAGAATTTAGTACGACCCAGAAAAAGAAGAGCTTCCTCCATCGGACACGAGAAAGgctgaaaagaaggaattacagaCCAAAGCACAGAGAGTCAGTGAGCAAAGTTATATTCGATAGTGACGATGACATCCTTATTTTGGAACCACCCAAGCCTGTGCCCATGTCAGAAGACAAGAAAGACAACACAAATTCTGAAAACAGCCAGAGCACAAAGGGGGTGCAGGACAAACCCCTCATGGCATCACCATATGTTTCCCTGAAGACCCAAAGAACCAATAGGAGAGCTGCAGGTGGACACCAGCAAAGCCTGACCACTAGCAGTTCCTACATCCAAGGCCTCATCAATAACTCCATCATGAAGAATGTTCCAGAGATGATGACTTCGGCCTCAACCAGGGTACCGGTGGACGGTCAAACGAAGGAGGAACCTGACCCTGAGGACATGTGGGATCTCCTGCCAGCCCTCCCCCAGCGGTCCTCCAGCTCCCTTGCCACAAGGGCTGCCAAGACCAGCCTGCAAGAATCTGGCATAACG GAGACTGCAGCCGCTGCTCCACAGAGGTCGACGACTGTCACCAGCACCAACATTAGTGATTCAGGCATCACATCAAAG GCCTCCAAGTTAATGAAGAGCTTTTGGACAATGGACAGTGATGAGGAGACAGAAGATAAAGAGCCAAAAGACACAGAGTCACTCTTCATGTCCACACTCACCTCGGCCTCACAGCTGGTCCGAGAGAGCACCGTGCTTCCCAACTACAGCTCCCTTGGCCCCGAGCACTGGATGTCAGTCGCTAGAGCTATGCAGAAGCGAAAAAAG AACTCATTCCTGAGGCTTACATTCCAGTAA
- the LOC127007735 gene encoding uncharacterized protein LOC127007735 isoform X1, whose amino-acid sequence MPLPDLFQTEALHRDIINKSKTAFNQVIERYISLAHGLPPPLDECPYQSPHNSKNKPSSTSILPQKNLSRTGATIKTSTVSPAISLRQDSCCVEDDLVKEVEESLQRRKQQLGLSDDFIYEEMEDNEVDKDDPTWDGSHHHSRVNLPSRLHKKRGRKRKLTDNLITNTVGSSDKNKSRKKTQAPVDEVSLAQNKAADLRQLSLQYRLSDVSNLPKRRGRPPKRKSVLEVNDEGNISRKRGRPPKRKSLLEVSEEGNISMKRGRPPKAKLAAESRENPNKNNSRNDSGLCDGRKEPKQRGRPPKKNQTLNQNATEDETTDTRSANESKEPKQRGRPPKKNQTLNQNPTKDKTTDTRSADESNIPQRRGRPCNKKATGTLKIHNQDCGVVLRRLGGGSEGIQSVNKTNETRTVCSNGGAEEEEQRSQESSDGVVKLVQEAVGGSAAILHMVQEGKNIICLLDTLDPVHIMVNQNSPSETNSGKETEAATGQTSRKEKKKGQEREQSTRTHTGNDMKTNTQVEQTVSKITNIEKRKKADQTAKNTTNKEKEKKAIEKQQTVDKRARSSTRTESSPPHKAMQQSESTVEHPTPKKRGQKNSRESEHISKAVKSPKKQRNESSVPAKASVATHLASDAMVSPGQNSGMVPSSEGNVLKRLHVDPDAGTEKVTGQFMQHEPPNTSESPTNQPKKARDLEVSDRSLSKSNTGLSDESTRENSETKRKLGSDGSESESQDEDGWLTDSDEDDMISEFSTTQKKKSFLHRTRERLKRRNYRPKHRESVSKVIFDSDDDILILEPPKPVPMSEDKKDNTNSENSQSTKGVQDKPLMASPYVSLKTQRTNRRAAGGHQQSLTTSSSYIQGLINNSIMKNVPEMMTSASTRVPVDGQTKEEPDPEDMWDLLPALPQRSSSSLATRAAKTSLQESGITETAAAAPQRSTTVTSTNISDSGITSKASKLMKSFWTMDSDEETEDKEPKDTESLFMSTLTSASQLVRESTVLPNYSSLGPEHWMSVARAMQKRKKNSFLRLTFQ is encoded by the exons ATGCCGCTGCCCGACCTG TTTCAGACAGAGGCACTACACCGTGATATCATCAACAAGAGTAAAACAGCATTCAACCAGGTTATTGAGCGGTACATTTCCCTGGCACACGgacttcctcctccactagatGAATGTCCCTACCAGTCCCcacacaacagcaaaaacaaaccaAGTTCAACTTCCATATTACCCCAGAAGAACCTTTCTAGGACAGGTGCAACCATAAAAACCAGCACTGTCTCCCCAGCCATCTCATTAAGGCAAGATTCATGTTGTGTTGAGGATGATCTTGTTAAAGAGGTGGAGGAATCACTGCAGAGGAGGAAACAACAGCTCGGGTTAAGTGATGACTTTATATatgaggagatggaggataaTGAGGTTGATAAGGATGACCCCACTTGGGATGGGTCTCATCACCATTCCAGAGTGAATTTACCCAGCAGATTGcataaaaagaggggaagaaagagaaaactgacTGATAATCTTATTACAAATACAGTGGGGTCATCTGATAAAAACAAGTCTCGAAAGAAAACACAAGCACCTGTGGATGAAGTAAGCCTTGCCCAAAACAAAGCTGCTGATTTGAGGCAGCTTTCTTTGCAGTACAGGCTTTCAGATGTGAGCAACTTGCCAAAAAGAAGAGGTAGACCTCCCAAAAGAAAGTCAGTGCTGGAGGTGAATGATGAGGGCAATATATCAAGGAAGAGGGGTAGACCACCCAAACGAAAGTCATTGTTGGAGGTTAGTGAAGAGGGTAATATATCAATGAAGAGAGGTAGACCGCCCAAGGCGAAATTGGCGGCAGAGAGTCGAGAAAATCCAAACAAGAACAACTCAAGGAATGACTCTGGGTTATGTGATGGAAGAAAAGAACCCAAACAGAGAGGCAGGCCACCTAAGAAGAACCAAACATTAAATCAGAATGCCACCGAGGATGAAACCACAGATACAAGGTCAGCTAATGAAAGCAAAGAACCCAAACAGAGAGGCAGGCCACCTAAAAAGAACCAAACATTGAATCAGAACCCCACCAAAGACAAAACCACAGATACAAGGTCAGCTGATGAAAGCAATATAccacagaggagaggaagaccatGCAACAAGAAAGCAACAGGGACTCTAAAGATCCACAACCAAGACTGTGGTGTAGTGCTGAGAAGGCTTGGTGGGGGCAGTGAGGGTATCCAGTctgtaaataaaacaaatgaaaccaGGACAGTGTGCAGTAATGGaggtgcagaagaggaggagcaaagatCTCAAGAGAGCAGTGATGGTGTTGTGAAGTTGGTGCAGGAGGCAGTGGGAGGGTCTGCTGCTATTCTGCATATGGTTCaagaagggaagaatataatCTGCCTCCTTGACACCTTGGACCCGGTGCACATCATGGTAAATCAAAACTCGCCCAGTGAAACTAATTCTGGCAAGGAAACAGAAGCAGCTACAGGACAAACTtccagaaaagagaagaaaaaagggcaaGAAAGAGAACAAAGCACAAGAACTCATACTGGCAAtgacatgaaaacaaacacacaagtaGAACAAACTGTCAGCAAAATTACTaacatagagaaaaggaaaaaggcagATCAAACAGCTAAAAATACtaccaacaaagaaaaagagaaaaaagccaTAGAAAAACAGCAGACAGTGGATAAGAGAGCAAGGAGTAGCACAAGAACTGAATCCTCACCCCCTCATAAGGCAATGCAACAGTCTGAGTCAACTGTTGAACATCCTACACCAAAAAAGAGGGGACAGAAAAACAGCCGAGAAAGTGAGCACATCTCCAAAGCTGTCAAGTCACcgaagaaacaaaggaatgagTCAAGTGTGCCCGCCAAGGCTTCTGTTGCAACACACCTAGCCAGTGATGCCATGGTGTCACCTGGGCAGAATAGCGGCATGGTTCCCAGCAGTGAAGGCAATGTGCTGAAGAGATTACATGTTGATCCAGATGCAGGAACAGAAAAAGTTACAGGTCAGTTTATGCAGCATGAACCTCCTAACACCAGTGAGTCACCAACCAATCAGCCAAAAAAAGCACGTGACTTAGAAGTCTCTGACAGAAGTCTTTCCAAATCCAACACAGGGCTGTCAGATGAATCTACAAGAGAAAATtcagagacaaaaagaaaacttGGTTCCGACGGGTCAGAGTCAGAGTCACAGGATGAAGACGGATGGCTTACTGATAGTGATGAAGATGACATGATTTCAGAATTTAGTACGACCCAGAAAAAGAAGAGCTTCCTCCATCGGACACGAGAAAGgctgaaaagaaggaattacagaCCAAAGCACAGAGAGTCAGTGAGCAAAGTTATATTCGATAGTGACGATGACATCCTTATTTTGGAACCACCCAAGCCTGTGCCCATGTCAGAAGACAAGAAAGACAACACAAATTCTGAAAACAGCCAGAGCACAAAGGGGGTGCAGGACAAACCCCTCATGGCATCACCATATGTTTCCCTGAAGACCCAAAGAACCAATAGGAGAGCTGCAGGTGGACACCAGCAAAGCCTGACCACTAGCAGTTCCTACATCCAAGGCCTCATCAATAACTCCATCATGAAGAATGTTCCAGAGATGATGACTTCGGCCTCAACCAGGGTACCGGTGGACGGTCAAACGAAGGAGGAACCTGACCCTGAGGACATGTGGGATCTCCTGCCAGCCCTCCCCCAGCGGTCCTCCAGCTCCCTTGCCACAAGGGCTGCCAAGACCAGCCTGCAAGAATCTGGCATAACG GAGACTGCAGCCGCTGCTCCACAGAGGTCGACGACTGTCACCAGCACCAACATTAGTGATTCAGGCATCACATCAAAG GCCTCCAAGTTAATGAAGAGCTTTTGGACAATGGACAGTGATGAGGAGACAGAAGATAAAGAGCCAAAAGACACAGAGTCACTCTTCATGTCCACACTCACCTCGGCCTCACAGCTGGTCCGAGAGAGCACCGTGCTTCCCAACTACAGCTCCCTTGGCCCCGAGCACTGGATGTCAGTCGCTAGAGCTATGCAGAAGCGAAAAAAG AACTCATTCCTGAGGCTTACATTCCAGTAA